Proteins co-encoded in one Astyanax mexicanus isolate ESR-SI-001 chromosome 1, AstMex3_surface, whole genome shotgun sequence genomic window:
- the LOC111195705 gene encoding uncharacterized protein LOC111195705, which yields MKTAAKFKRRPHICVSDLVTYIRDMALVFTGKGQQKRMHNHANSNNLYLEEFEDIVDELLLRLDVITDTDVPDDQEDNDNQSCCSSAHYSSEDVDLENTVGMRKNSCVYSASSYMHEEDGESRLRSPLERKTLQPVGGNRGTIHGRSIFTGQKIHTSITTTPVKKSKDLQTFLCSDHSISVQMNECSETLSSNRAKHFSLTWENKVKNVCTKSWSTQADLTPVLNSSNISRTSLSSHTKAFNQLCISESPVENTETYCELQTVHIPGQCC from the exons ATGAAAACAGCAGCAAAATTCAAACGAAGACCTCACATATGTGTGTCTGACCTGGTCACTTACATCAGGGACATGGCTTTAGTATTCACAGGAAAAGGCCAACAGAAGAGGATGCATAACCATGCTAACAGTAAT AATTTGTACCTGGAGGAGTTTGAGGATATTGTTGATGAGCTGTTGTTGCGGCTCGATGTGATAACTGATACTGATGTCCCTGATGATCAAGAAGACAATGACAATCAGAGCTGCTGCAGTTCTGCACATTACAGCTCAGAG GATGTTGATTTGGAGAACACTGTGGGAATGAGGAAAAACTCCTGTGTGTACAGTGCCTCCTCATACATGCATGAAGAAGACGGAGAAAGTAGGCTCAG GTCACCGCTGGAAAGGAAAACTCTCCAGCCTGTTGGAGGAAACAGAGGAACGATCCATGGCAGATCCATTTTCACCGGCCAGAAGATCCATACAAGCATCACAACCACACCTGTGAAGAAGTCAAAAGACTTACAGACTTTCCTGTGCAGTGATCACTCAATTAGTGTTCAAATGAATGAATGCAGTGAAACACTGAGCTCAAACAGAGCTAAACACTTTAGTCTGACCTGGGAGAACAAGGTTAAGAATGTCTGTACTAAATCCTGGAGCACACAAGCAGATCTAACTCCAGTTTTAAACTCTTCTAATATCAGTAGAACCAGTCTATCATCTCACACAAAGGCCTTTAACCAGTTGTGTATAAGTGAATCACCTGTAGAAAACACAGAGACATATTGTGAATTACAAACAGTACATATTCCAGGTCAGTGTTGCTAA